The DNA segment CTTCGACTCGACGAGGAAGCGTCGAAGGACGACGAGGATCTCCGGAACGTTCGGGATCTCGCTGTCGAGATTGACGACTTCGTCGACCGACTCGACGGAGCGGGTGCTCAAGTCGAACGCATCCGCGTAGTCGCAAGTGACGTGTTGCAATTCACGCATGAGGGTGAGCCGGGCGGGCCGGAACTGTTATACAACGCGCTCCGGGATGCCGTCGGGGCTGACCGCGTTGAGATCATCGACGTGTACGACGAACACCTCGAGACGCTGCCGGCGGCGGAGTGACGATGTCGCAGGAATCGCTCGACGAGTGGTCGGAGACGGACTCCGACTGGTCTCCGGAGCGGTGCCTCTCGCTGACAGTCCGTGGACCGTGGGGGCACTTCCGGCGCGTCGAGGGTAACGTGGTCAAGCAGACGTATCGGGTGATGCCCAGAACGACTGTTGCTGGCCTCATCGCGGCTGTTCTTGGAATCGAGCGAGATGGCTACTACGATCTGTTCGCGCCCGGCCGATCGGCTATCGCCATCGAACCGGTTCGAGGACTGCGAACGCTCAACATGCCGGTAAATGCTCTTTCGACCGCAGCGGATAACCTCAAATCCCTCAACAGCCGCGGGAAACTCAGCGTGAAGCTTCCGGACCCGATGGATCTCAGACAGCAGCACAATTACGAAGTGCTCGTTGACCCGGCGTACCGAATCGACGTTGCGCTCGCCGACAGCGAAACGTACCGAGAGCTTCGGCAGACCCTAGAGGCCGGTCGGTCCCACTACGTCCCAAGCCTCGGCCTCTCGGAACACCTCGCGAATATATCATTCCACGGCGAGTTTACCATCGAAGAGGGTCCAGATGACACTGTCGTCTCAGTCGACTCCACACTCCCCAACGCTGTTGACGATGTCGTCCTTGACTCGGATACCCGCTGTGGCATCGAGGAGTCACCGGCATTCATGACGACTGATGCGGGCGGTCGGACGACCACAGCATTCACTACATACGCATACAACCCGGATGCAGAACCCCTCAGGGTGCGAAATATGCAACCGTCCCGAGTCGACGGACGGACTGTGGTGTTCGTCTGAGATGACCACTATCTACTCACATCCGCCGGAGAACGGATCTGAGGGAGTGGTGCTCGATGACCACCTGAATGACGTGGCTGCACGTGTCGAGTACGTGGTCCCGCCGGGCGCGCGGACACCCGCCGGGGAACCGCTTCGACCAGTAGTCAAGACGCTCGGGTACGTCCACGACCTCGGGAAGGCGACGACGTTTTTTCAGGACTACCTTCTCGATGACCGGCAGCCAGACAATGAACTATTGCGCCACCACGCGCCGCTGGGTGCGTTCGCCGCGTACTTCGCACTCGATGCCCGCGGGTTCGACACCGAGACGTGCCTGGCGGGGTTCGTCGCGGTTGCAAAACACCACGGGAGCCTCCCAGATATCACGGACTACATCCACACCCGAGCACACCGCCGTGAGGGTGTCGAGCCGAGGGAACGGAACTCGGCGGAGCGGCGGCAGAACGCTGTCGCCAAGCAAATAAAGAATATCGACGACAATGCCCGAGAGCTGGTCAGCACCGTCTTCGAGGCGGCGACCGCCGGTGCAGAGGAGTGGGCGTCGTTTCGTGACGGGTTCGGCGAACTCCTTGATGACATCGCAGACACGGTTGCCGCGACCGGCACCACCACTGGTATCAATCGAGACGCCCTCTCTTCGTCCTGTTACGGACTCGTTATCCAGTGCTGGGGGTCACTAGTTCTCGCAGACAAGACCAGCGCTGCTGGTGCGCGAAACGTCGCTGAGACATACACAGAAGACCAGCCGTCGCTCGACCGCCTCAACGATCATATCGCGGACATTGAGGCTTCTGTGAGTGCCGACCCCGATGGGAGTCAGTCAGAACGGCTCAACCATTTGCGGTCGATGGCTCGCGAGGACGTTCTCGATAATGCAGCCGACCTCGCCAAAGCGGGTGGCGGTGTGGCGACGCTGACGCTCCCGACGGGAATGGGAAAGACCCTCACTGGGTTGTCGGCGGCACTGGATATCCGAGATAACCTCGGTGGCAAGC comes from the Haloarcula marismortui ATCC 43049 genome and includes:
- the cas5b gene encoding type I-B CRISPR-associated protein Cas5b — encoded protein: MSQESLDEWSETDSDWSPERCLSLTVRGPWGHFRRVEGNVVKQTYRVMPRTTVAGLIAAVLGIERDGYYDLFAPGRSAIAIEPVRGLRTLNMPVNALSTAADNLKSLNSRGKLSVKLPDPMDLRQQHNYEVLVDPAYRIDVALADSETYRELRQTLEAGRSHYVPSLGLSEHLANISFHGEFTIEEGPDDTVVSVDSTLPNAVDDVVLDSDTRCGIEESPAFMTTDAGGRTTTAFTTYAYNPDAEPLRVRNMQPSRVDGRTVVFV